The nucleotide sequence CTAGGTCTCTGTGAGCTTGCTCTTCAACATGCTGCTTTATGCTGACATAATTACTACGTGGGCAAGAAATCTTTTTACTGGTGGTGTTGGAGGACGTGACCTCAGCATGAGGGAGCTTTGGTCAGTTTTGTAACATCTGAAATGGACAAAGAGACGCTAAAACATTGAAGAAGTTAGTATTGAGCAGTAGTCCTAGTCTTTTGCAATCCTGTTGAAAAACCTGTCATTCTGTCCATGTGTGAAAGCGGGACTGGCTTTTACGTCTAAATCCGGTGGCTCATGTAGAAGAGTCCAGGCTTAACTCATCCATGGCAAGTAGTAACTTTTCATGATGTGTGAGTAGAATGAAACTCTAGTATGAAGTGAGAATGCTTTATACAGAAGGCATTGAGACTTCTACAGCTATAAATACAAACACtttaattttccaaataattaCTATTGTAAATCATAGGAGGGATGGGGTAATCTTGTGtaatccacaggaaaaaaatctaactgTGAGTTTTAACTCAGGATAAAGACCTGAATATCAAAATTTCTGCGTTGTGGCAAGAAAAATTGAAAGGGGAATCCCACCCCGCAGACCACTGGTTTTGTTACTCTCATTTGGATAAAGACCATCTTGCTTAGCAAAGGGTTCTGTGTCTTGACACAACTCAGGTGGTCCGGGTAAAGTGTGCTGCAGGGAAGGCTGAGCTCATGGGATGATCTGCTAACTGATTTGATCAACTTTAGGACTTTGGAGAATTATGTCTCAGCAGATCAAGGATCAGTAAGACAGAGGCAGTCAAGAGTTGATGAGAAAGTGGAGAGGTGCCTGAAGCCTCAGTTGTTAGGCACTGTGACACATGCAGCAGGGATCTCAGTTACACGTCAAGATTGCCACAGCCAGAACAAGCTAAAATCAATTTCTGCCTTGTAGAGATAGTTCAAATAGCAGGTATTAAGCTTATTAAGGGAAGAAGATCCAAGTGACACTAATTCTGATCTAATTGTTCTCGAGAGAGAGTGTTTTAATAAGCTTGCAACAGCTTCTGCCTTTCAGCAAATGAAGTGGgttatttcttccttcagctAGCTTGAGGGTGAGGGAAAACTATCACTGCTAAAGCTAATGCCTCTTTTCTTCAAGATTAGAGCAAGGGATCTGTTGAGACTTTTTAAAGCCGTGGTGTGCTTATAAGGCAGCCAGCCACAAGAGGAGCTTTGAAGACATTTTTACTGTAAGAAAGAGTCATACTGctacataggaaaaaaaatcaaaagccttcctgctgcttcctgtgaaaaatatttacttactGATATTTATGGCAGGCAAAAGCATTTCGGTGCTACAGGCTGGCCTCTTGctgaataaaacaaagcaagagcACTATTTCACTTAAGTTTTCCAAAGGAGTctgtctgcaaaacacattttctagCAAGTACTAGAATAAATGGGTGAAGCGGATTGGGAAGTTACCAGTTAATTTATGCATCTTGTCtaccttttattaaaatacagcagaaaggGTTCACTGTTGTGCTGTAGCAAGGTTGTATGATTTTCTTGAGTATGATAATATTAAGAATTGCCTTGTTAGGGGGAGAGTCCCCAGCCTTTTCTTGGTTATTCAGCCCTCCCATCACCTTCAAAATTGCCCTTTAAGGACATGAAGCAGTGAACATCTGCTGTCACGTGTCCAGGCTGAAATAAGAATCCCAGCCCTTTCCACTTCAGAAGAGCTGTGCAGTGATGGCAGTATCATACAAATCATGCTGTTTCTCCACAATTTGGTTTCTTTTGTAGGAGAGTTAATATTGAAAGCAAGGGTCTGAGTACAATGGTGTAAGAATCATCCCGATACCAACTATCATCACCCTGTGAGAGCAATGGTGGCAGTTTTGTATCTGCAATAGTTCAGCTACTGCTGGTAAACAAAGCCTGCCATAATCAGTGCTATGGCTCTGTGCCCTGGCAGTGGTGAAACAACACCACGTCGATGGACACCCTCAGCTGTCCTTAGGAAAAATGCAGCTGCTTAtgcaaaagtaaaaaggaaaataagggcttttttggtggtgggtttttcagttgttttggggtttgtgttttccttttttttttaaatacagatctGAGTATAGTATTATCTTTGCTCTCAAGTCATGGCTTTCTACTGCAAGTGTAGTTTCTTCTAGAAACTGCCAGAAGGGCCTGAATGGAAACTCCAGCTTCTGGTGTGCCTTTTTGTGGTAGATGAGCGATTGACTCAATAAGATGGTACCCTGAATAAGTCAATCTAATCGGTCTACGTGGTGGTGTTGCTTTAGGAATTGTTTGACTACAGATGACTAGATGCCTCCACTGATGGGCAATTGTATTATTTTGCCTCCTTGCAAAGACTCTGTGAGGGAAGATCCTAAGAGAAGACAACCCTAAAAGAGAAGCACTGCATCTCACCCCCTCAGAGACCAATTGAGGGCAGCCAGGACCATGGAAAGGAAACCATCTCAGCCTAGCTGATATGAAATGCTTACACTGGGGATGCTCAAAGGTCTGTCTTTCTGTGGGGCATTAGAAGTGGCTTATCTCTGGCCCAGCATCTCCCCCAAAGGAACCACCCCTTCTGGCTTCCAGGGACacaatttgctttttctgaaatgtcagcTGAAGGAGGCCCTGGCTGGCAGTAGTTATGTAAATTCTGCCCAGTAGGAGCATTAGCCAAGAAAGTCAGGCTCCTTGGTTACAAAATCCTTTGTCTGGGGAATTTCCAACCAACACTTGCTGGGGCCCTGCATCCCAGACTGATTAGAGGGGCCTCAGCTCTTCTGCTTGAAAGCAGATCATTGCCCTTATCCTGCAAGGGTCAGGAACAGGTGCAGAGTGTATTACCGCTGACCAACACAGAACTTTACTTGCCTGAAAGAGAGTGTGTTTCCATGGGAATTTGGGAGTTCCAGTTGACACACTCTATTTCACTTACCAGCAACACAAGTACAGTAATTTATGGGCTGTGTAAAATACATACTTGTGGCATTCTCTTGCTCTTCAAATGATGTTTCAAAAGAAGATGACAAACACAGCTGCCTGTTTTGAGGAGCTGGCTCTGCTAGGCATGCTTAGCAGCCCTCAGGGAGGAAGACTTACACCCTGCTTTGCAGTACTGCCCAGGTTTGTAGCTCCACACAGCTGTCAGAAAAGAGTAATATTTACAGTACTAGAGAGTCCAGGCTTCACCTTTAGGTATGGGAGAGAGCAGTTTAGCATGGCTAAAGCTAACTCCCTTCCCTGCAGACTCGCTGTGGAATCTGGGCATTTCAAGTCTGAGAAAGAGCATTTGCcatgaaagcaaagcagctgttCCAGCTTGTAAGATGAGGGCTGTGGGGTCAGGGGAAAGAGGTTGGGAATGGGTAGCATCACCACTGACTTCAAGGTCAGTCACTAGTTAAGACAGATCACCTACTTATgatagggaaaggaaaagatggtagcagaaacattactttttttttccccaaagactTTTATTAACAAACACCTGGAACATTTAAGAGTTACCATAGGCCTTACATTACGTGGAAATACTGCTTTATTTGCTCTGCCTCATCTTTCCCAGCTATCTAAATGTCAGCCCAACTCTAGCTGTTGTCTCTgttccctcctctctccctaCCTCACTTTCTGGCATAGTGGCATGTTTACAATCCATATATGCAATACCTGTGTCATACCAATGAGCACCGCTCCATGCACAAGAGTTACTATACTAACACAGATCTGCTGTAGCCTAGGTGCTTAGCCAGAGTTCCCATGGTGACAGAGGGAGGCTCCTGAACATTGTTGCTCATGATTTCAAGTCAGATGCAGGATCATCAACTTCtctcaataaataaaaatttatcttCTAAGAGGTTCCAGTGTAGCTTTAGATTCTGAAGATGAATAAAAGTCTTTCAAAATGAAGACTGGCCCTTTTCTGAAACAGCAAGATTGACAAGACTACAAATTTAAACCgttttaaagagaaatacttgaagcagaggaagaaatactCCCTGGTCCTCTGGAAGGAAGCATAAGAGACAAAGATAACATTCACTGTGTATACAAACCTACAGGCCATATGTGTGCAATAGACACATGCACATTCATTTGGAAAAGTGAGGATATTACTATATGACATAGAGTAGTTAGCCTCTGTTTCCTCACCTGCTCTTACTGGAGGGGGCCTTCCTCACACTCCACTATTACCCATtcacttttaattaaattgtcACCTCGAGTCACATAAAAATGAGGAGCTAACACTAGTATGTTGCAACAGAAGAAGATTTAAGAGAATCTCACCGAGCAGTCGAGCCTCGTTCCCTTTGGTACTTGCACAAACttaacatgaaataaataaaattagcaTGCTGTCAGGTCAAGTTGCTCTACAAACACAAGTGTTTGATTTAAATACTAAGGCCTCCACATTCATTAGAGGATTAAATCCTTAAACACAGGGGTTAGTGAAAGGATAAAGCTCATTTGCCTTCTGGTTTTCAAACCCCGATATGGCAAGaatcctttcttcctcccttggAGGCTCCAGATTAACAAGCGCTGAACAGCAAGCATAACTCCAAGTGcccaaaataatattttgtcaACAGTATTTCCTAATCCTTCAATAGATTCCAGCTTCAAAAgttttctctaaaataaaatagtgatGAGTTAAGACACTGCAACGCCAGGTGGCATTCCAATGCATTACAGCAGTCTGTCAGGGTCTTGATTAAAACTAAAGTCACACACCAGCGACAGGTGATCAGAAGGGTAATTGAATGATGGCAGCCTGTTGGGCCCAATTTGCTCTTCAGTCAGCAAGCCCAGGGCTGAGTTCACATTCAAGGCATGCTGGGAATACCAGATATAATCCAGTGTGTGCCGGCACTCTCCTGAAGGCCGGATCTTCCAGGTGGTGTACGGGGGCTCAGACTGCCCATCGGGGCTCAGCAGCTTGTATGCACTGTTTAAGTTGAGGCTGGAGTTGGAAAATTCTCTGTAGACCTCCTCGGTTGGCTCCGCGTTGAAGTCTCCGCAGATGATCAGAGGGATCTTTGCACCTTGGGTAATACTCTTCAGGTTCTGGAGGAGATCACAGCCTTGTGCCGACCGAAACCTCTCCCAGCCAGTACGGGCTTTCAGGTGAGTGACAGCGATGCAGAACAGTCTTCCAGTTTCATTGCACTTCAGCGTCTGAGCTATGGCCACTTGGTTGGTCTTCAGCTTCATGGCGGTTAGCCGGATGTTAGCACTGTTGATGAGCTCAAAGCGGTCCTTGAGGAAAAACAAGGCGCAGCCATCCGGCCCATTGTTCTTCTCCACATCTAGGCATGGGGACCACGGCTTTGGGAAGAAAGTACACTGGTAGCCAAGTCGGCTGAGGAGTGGCTCAAAGGTGTCAAAGTAGTGGTCGACTTCTTGCAGGCACAAGATGTCAGGCTTGTACGCAAGGATTTCCTCCAGGATGAGGCACTTCCTCTCTTCCCATTTCAGAGCTTCCATGGGGCACTGAACAAAGTTGTCTTTGCCTTCTCCAAGAGCTGGAATTagcagggagggggagaaaaaataaaagaagttacCAATAGCTAACTGGGCTGTCTTCCTCTGGGTTTTGCAGAGGCCAGAGGCAAGGCTCTGCTCTCAGGAGCCAGCTGCCACCTTGCAGCAGCCAGTGGCTGCTTGCAGCCCTGCACGAGAACAGGCAGTCTCTCACAGCACGAGAGGTCACAACGGGAAGCGGCACGAGGCTTTCGCAACACTTCACGTTCCCTGTAGAATGTGTGTACATCAGTTTACATGCAGCGATGGGTTTTTTCAGGAGTGGCTGCTGACTTCAAGGCTGCCAGGCTTGCCAATGGGTGTGAGAACCCCTTCTCAAAACACTAAagtctctctctcaaaaaaaagtTCCCTTTACAGATACAAGTTAAAGACTTCTTCCCCCTCATGCCAAAAGTCACTAACTGTGGCAAGTGCTTCCACATGCGGCTGCCACAGCTTAACCCTAAGAAAAGATGCAGTGGGATAGGAGTGACTTAACTGCAGAATGTTATAGCAGTCCTTATGTGGGGCATTTTCCACCCCAAAACATTTCAAGACGAGGCTGTTGCATAAGTCAATTTACAGCCTTGATTTAGGggtctgggaaaaaaagttaaaattatttggaagaaTTCCCATAACAGATTCAAATCCCTCAGCATTTCACTGATGAACTAGTTTGTAAAGCTTCTCTACAGTTTTCTAAGAATAAAACTTAGGGAAGGATGAGAGTCTCTTTCTGGGGGTTAACAACTACCTAAAAATGATGGGTCTCAGTTGTTGAATACACTGTCTTCAGTTAAGACAGGCATTCAGAGCTACCTTTGGCATCACAGTTGCAAGGAGagtgcttttttcctctcctataGAACAGAAGGCAAGCCACAATTTCAAGCACTGCAAATCTCTCCCTCCAGCCCTCAGTCAGCTGTGCCTCAGATAATTCACCTCTCTCCCTTTGCTCTGCCAGTCCCAGGCATGCCTAACTACATAGACACATCTGCATTTAAAGGTTTTCACTGCTGCATTTGATCTCAAGGTCACACCTGAGCTTAAGAGGCAGCTCCTACCTTGGGCAAGGATGTTCCACTGCATGACCCGAATGGGGCGGTGGTTACTGGTGGCATTTTTCTTCAGCTCCACAAAGTCCCTCTGAAATCGAGGTGGCCGTTTCTGCAGAACAATCTGACATTCCTCTAGCAAATCCTTGGGGTCTATAGGATCCAACTGTGCCAAGtccagctgctccaggcagTTCTGGTGCTGGGACACGGCACTGCTGGTCAGTGTCTTGGCGAGCGCGCTGTAGAGCCGGCTGGTGCTGTTTCCCATGGAACacactggaaatgaaaaaatggtGTTAGAGGTGTCCACCACAACTCTTCTCACCACTTTGGTGCCATACAACCTTGTTACAGTGCCAGAAATTTGTGGTTTCTGCAGAAGCCTTTTCCTGAATCTGAGATAAGGAGGATGCAGAGATAGGGTTAGTTCTGTCCGCAGTCTCATCGTGTTTTGCTTATTATCAGGGGCTGCTAACCTCTGCAGCATGTAAATGGTCTGGTTTAAGACATGGTGCAGGTGTCTTCCAAGGGAAGAAATGAGTCTTTCATCCAGAATAGCAGGGCTAAGATTAACTTCTGCACAGGTGTTAGGAAACAGAATAGGGTGTACTTTTTCCCTCCTCACAGAGGAGGGAGCCCAGTAGGTAGACAAATACTGCCTGCTCCTTATTTCTTGTGCAGCATTTGTCTCTAATGGAGGCAGCACTCTGCACAGCCCAGTACCCTGTGCCTACCTGGGATGCCTCCAGGCTGCGggcctcctgcctgcagagcagcaagcagGGTGACTCATTCCCTCAGGTTAATATTCAATAGGAATCTCTGATCACAGCTTCATTTGCCCCAAAACCAGCAACATTTTCACAAGCGTGGAGCAACCAGGTGCTTCTGCTGGCTTAGACCTCAGGATGTGGAACGGAGAAGGTAGTCTCTCCAACTCCCCTTCACACATCTACGCCCATTCCCCTCACCCTCCCATATCCCTTCGGCTCCTCGCTCCTTCACGCtgtgccccagcacagcagcttccAGCACACCCTGCGGTCCTGCAGCCCTCCCTAGGCCCCAGCAACCTCCTGCTCCTTTGGCCATCTTAAGCACATGTCCTGCAAATAAGCTGCTCCCAGTCCCCCAAATAAGaacccccagctctccccattAGTGCCTGCTAGCAGTtagcaccccccccccgccatatCTCCTGCAGGGAGGTCCCCCCATCCCACATAGGGTCACAGCTGCCATGGTGGggtacatgtgtgtgtgtccctCTGTTTTGCCCTTTAGCTTAAGCACAGGAGGTGGCTGCAGCCCTCTTCCCTTAGCAGGGCTCAAGCAGCAGAGCCATCCCTTTCAGAGAGCAGCCCTCATGACTACTGTGCTATAAAGTACCTCCTTCTCCCACTTCACATGAGCACAACCAGTAGCACCCTGCAGCTGTAAATGCCCCGAGTCTTGCTTACTGCAAACACACAGAAGACAGTCAGTGTTAAGGGCCAGGCTTCAGGGTAGCTGTGGAGGAGTTTGCACAGGGTTTGTGATATTCTGTAGGAATATCATATTCTTACATCTGTACACATCTCTGCAGCAAGTCCTCAGCACGGCCATGCATGCCCCAAGATCTCTTCCAACACTTTCTCAGGGGGAGGGTTTTGCTCTGAAGTGCCCACCCTTGCCACAACACACAGGGAGTACTTGAAAGGAGGCTGTGTTTGCACCTTTCCCCGCTCTGCCCAAGTAGCATGCCTGCACACTTGGTTTCCCTTCAAACACAGGCAGGAAGGGCAGCAGTTGCACCACAGCAACTTGCACAAGAGGCAATGCTGACAGAGTTTCATTGTTGTCTCAACTTATTTAttccaaatgcattttgcaAAGGTAATCTAATCTTGAGCAAAAGAACTTCTGTTTTGCATGGCTGTTGGCCCACAGCTGTTTTTAAGTTTATTTGTATCTCTGAGTTACTTAAAAACTGAAGAGACTTATCTCACGCTCACATCTTGCAGCAGATTTGGGGTGCTACCCGACACGCTTGCATGTTCAGCCTTTGCTAAGCCTGACCTACAGCATTACCAATCATAAGAGCTGGTGACAGACATATGATGGTGACAGACCTGGCTAGAGGGGAAGGCAGGAAGATGGAAGCTCTAACAGTTCAATAAACggagtaaaagaaaagaaagacccTGTAGCAGAAGCCTCATGTCCTTTTCAGTAGGAAAATGGGTATTCTTAAAGACACTAAAAAAGACTTGCTGTAACACATGTTTTGTATGTGTAAGCCAGTGGAATAGTGCCTCTGAACAGTTCTAAGAAAATCATAAACTGGGAATTTAAATTGCATGTAGGACAtctcttcccacctctgcctccatcCTTTTAGTTAAAGTACCAGGAGTTCCTCAAACCGAGACGTGAGCTCAAGCTCACAATCGTGAAGGCCCTTCTAGGGAGCTGTGtttaaagcatttcagttttttcaGTCTGTCTTAGTTTACAATTCTTGTCAAGAAGCCAAGTACTGCTGAAGTAGAAGAAACACCATTTAATAGGGAGGGAAGCAGGGCCCTGAAATTTCTGCaaggggacagggagcaggaaCAAAAGCATGCTCTGTACCAGTTACTGAAGGGTCTAGCTTGCATGCCACCAGAGCTGCCAGGCAGCCATGCAGAAACCCAAAGACATCAACAGAGCTTTTAACGAACACTCCAGACAGCTCCTCGCCTATTTCTGGGGCAGGTACAACCCATAGTTAAGTGCTACAACCGGAGTGAAGTACACGGTGCTCTCTGCTGATGCCATCAGCAGCTGAGTAGAGCCACAAGCCCTAcacccagcacagctctgcccccAAATGCAcactcctgccctcccctcctggcaCAGCACTAGCCAGGCAGCTGGAAGCCCATGCAGAGGTAGTGCCTTCTGCACAGCCCCCGCTGTGCCTTGGATGAACATGGCTCATGCAGGGCTTTCCAAAGGAATAACAGGGAGTTATTCTACTCCAAGAAGCCATCAGCAAGAGCCTAGGCTGCTCATTGCTGGAGCTGAATCAGAGGGAGGATGTTGAAAGGGACAAGCTAGGTGTGATGCATCTGGAGCAAAAAGTCAACCCTAAAGCTCTGAGCAGCTCACATCTGTTACAGCAGGCTGAAGCCTAAGTTCAGTCATGCACCTGCCAAGCCACAAACAAATCCAGAGTACTAAGTCTCATCACCCCTGGGGTCATGGGGTATCCAGCTCTTTATGGGGAGTCAGGCACAGCCTAACTTGTACAGGATGTGCTACAGCCCAGCTGCCACACAGATCTGACAGCTTTTAAAGTCAGTAGTGTcccaggaaggaaaaacagcttGTGTCTTCTTTTGAGAAAGAGGGCCTGAGCTTTCAAGCATGTTGTAGGTGGCTTGGCAGTCCTTGGCTGAAGGGGGACTGCTGCAGGAAGGCTCCAGCTTAAGATGACTGATGAACTGCACAAGATCTTTGTCCCGAAAgtgctgaaaccatgacagcgTGGACTTAATTGTTCTGCAGAACAGGGGCCAGACCAGCAACCTGAACACTGAAACTCCAAACAAAATCCACTTGATATTTTTGCAATGCTTAACACATTCATGGCAGTGACGCAAGGAAAAGGTCACCGTTCTGAGATCCTTACTGTCCAAGTTAAATGACCTGTAACgtctgctgctggtgctgtgaCACTGTGGTGCTGGTGCCTGCAGAGGAACAAGCAGACTCCTGAGCTTGCACTTTAGCAGTGGACAGTGAACAC is from Phalacrocorax carbo chromosome 4, bPhaCar2.1, whole genome shotgun sequence and encodes:
- the NOCT gene encoding nocturnin; this encodes MYQSPARCLCSVLPALCCAPAAASAPLLPWPRAAPPPLGLAAPRAPAPATPAGAAGGPPALGAPPRAVCSMGNSTSRLYSALAKTLTSSAVSQHQNCLEQLDLAQLDPIDPKDLLEECQIVLQKRPPRFQRDFVELKKNATSNHRPIRVMQWNILAQALGEGKDNFVQCPMEALKWEERKCLILEEILAYKPDILCLQEVDHYFDTFEPLLSRLGYQCTFFPKPWSPCLDVEKNNGPDGCALFFLKDRFELINSANIRLTAMKLKTNQVAIAQTLKCNETGRLFCIAVTHLKARTGWERFRSAQGCDLLQNLKSITQGAKIPLIICGDFNAEPTEEVYREFSNSSLNLNSAYKLLSPDGQSEPPYTTWKIRPSGECRHTLDYIWYSQHALNVNSALGLLTEEQIGPNRLPSFNYPSDHLSLVCDFSFNQDPDRLL